In one window of Helianthus annuus cultivar XRQ/B chromosome 17, HanXRQr2.0-SUNRISE, whole genome shotgun sequence DNA:
- the LOC110922235 gene encoding cation/H(+) antiporter 15, with protein MPPLNASEDTIICYAPLMITTQGIWQGDNPLKYSLPLFLLQLILVVVTTRILVFLLKPFRQPRVISEILGGVILGPSVLGRSTVFTNAVFPLNSVTVLETMANIGLLYFLFLVGVEMDIAVIRHTGRKAIFIAFAGMILPFLIGISFSYLLHERTQPVKQGTFILFLGVALSVTAFPVLARVLAELKLLNTDIGRIAMSSALVNDMCAWVLLAVAIALAENENINLATLWVVLSSAGFIMFCVYVVRPMVSWIIQKTPEGEPVSDFYIAVILTGVMISGFITDALGTHSVFGAFIFGLVIPNGPLGVTLIERLEDFVSGLLLPLFFAISGLKTEIGAIDGVDTWGILALVIVLACAGKVAGTLLVALLYQIPFYDGVTLGFLMNTKGLVEMIVLNVGKDQKVLDDKSFAIMVVVALVMTAIITPAVTVLHKPSRRFAPYKGRTILKTKPDSELRTLVCIHTPRNVPTIINLLEATNPTSKSPLCVYVLHLVELTGRASAMLIVHNSRRTGRPAANRTQAQSDHIINAFETFEQHAGNVSVQPLTAISPYSTMHEDICSVAEDKRVAFIILPFHKQQTVDGGMEATNPAYRVINQNVLANSPCSVGILVDRGLSAATKIAGNQIAHHIAVVFIGGPDDREALAFAWRMSAYPGNTLTVMRFVVGTENPEQPSSSNRVQNDPRVLTVVTDSERDKQEDDEFINQFKTRIANEDSIIYTERVVNNGEETVAAIRSVDPVHDLFIVGRGQGVASSLTAGMTDWSECPELGAIGDLLASSDFATTVSVLVIQHYVGSDLDDFSTSPDTPTNHQQTFMNRSPKPSSSSSSSSSPRGS; from the exons GGTGGAGTGATTTTGGGCCCATCGGTGTTGGGACGAAGTACAGTCTTTACAAACGCAGTATTCCCATTAAATAGTGTGACGGTTCTTGAAACAATGGCGAACATCGGCCTTCTCTACTTCCTCTTCTTAGTCGGAGTAGAAATGGACATTGCAGTGATCCGCCACACAGGCCGAAAAGCCATCTTTATCGCATTCGCAGGCATGATCCTCCCTTTCCTCATTGGCATCTCCTTCTCCTACCTCTTACACGAAAGAACACAACCCGTCAAACAAGGCACCTTCATTTTGTTCCTCGGAGTTGCTCTCTCCGTAACCGCATTCCCAGTACTCGCACGAGTCCTAGCCGAGCTCAAGCTACTTAACACAGATATTGGCCGAATCGCGATGTCATCCGCCCTTGTGAACGATATGTGCGCATGGGTTCTACTAGCGGTAGCTATTGCGCTAGCTGAAAATGAAAATATTAATTTAGCTACGCTATGGGTGGTTTTGTCTAGTGCGGGGTTTATTATGTTTTGTGTTTATGTGGTTCGACCAATGGTTTCTTGGATCATTCAAAAAACCCCAGAGGGTGAACCGGTTAGTGATTTCTATATTGCTGTAATCTTGACTGGAGTTATGATCTCGGGGTTCATAACCGATGCTCTTGGTACCCACTCGGTGTTTGGTGCATTTATTTTTGGGTTGGTGATCCCAAATGGGCCTTTAGGAGTTACACTTATTGAAAGATTGGAGGATTTCGTTTCGGGTCTTTTGTTACCACTTTTTTTCGCCATTAGTGGGCTTAAGACGGAAATAGGCGCGATAGATGGTGTGGACACATGGGGTATATTAGCACTTGTGATAGTACTAGCGTGTGCCGGAAAAGTGGCTGGAACTTTGCTTGTTGCACTACTCTACCAGATTCCATTCTATGATGGGGTTACTCTTGGATTCCTCATGAATACCAAAGGCCTTGTTGAGATGATTGTCCTCAATGTTGGAAAGGATCAAAAG GTGTTGGATGATAAATCTTTTGCAATTATGGTGGTGGTCGCATTGGTAATGACAGCTATAATAACTCCGGCTGTGACCGTACTTCACAAACCGTCCAGAAGATTCGCGCCCTACAAAGGTCGAACAATCCTAAAAACCAAACCGGATAGTGAGTTAAGGACCTTAGTTTGCATCCACACACCAAGAAATGTGCCTACCATCATCAACCTTCTTGAGGCTACAAATCCAACAAGCAAGTCTCCACTCTGCGTATATGTCCTCCACTTAGTCGAGCTGACGGGTAGAGCCTCCGCCATGCTAATCGTCCACAACAGTCGTCGCACTGGCCGACCCGCAGCTAACCGAACACAAGCACAATCTGATCACATCATCAACGCTTTTGAAACCTTCGAGCAACACGCTGGAAACGTATCGGTCCAACCCTTAACCGCGATATCTCCGTACTCCACAATGCACGAGGACATATGTAGCGTTGCGGAGGACAAACGTGTAGCATTTATCATCCTCCCATTTCACAAACAACAAACAGTAGACGGTGGAATGGAAGCTACCAACCCGGCTTATCGGGTGATTAACCAAAATGTTTTAGCTAACTCCCCTTGCTCGGTTGGTATTTTGGTAGACCGCGGTCTCAGCGCGGCCACCAAGATTGCTGGAAACCAAATAGCACACCACATTGCGGTAGTATTCATTGGTGGGCCGGATGATCGAGAGGCTTTAGCATTTGCGTGGCGTATGTCCGCATATCCAGGGAACACGCTCACTGTAATGCGGTTCGTAGTTGGAACCGAAAACCCCGAACAACCAAGCAGTTCCAACCGGGTTCAGAATGACCCCAG GGTTTTGACGGTGGTCACTGATAGCGAAAGAGATaaacaagaagatgatgagtTTATAAACCAGTTTAAGACGCGGATTGCAAATGAGGATTCGATTATCTACACAGAAAGAGTGGTGAACAATGGTGAGGAAACGGTGGCAGCGATTCGGTCTGTTGATCCGGTGCATGATTTGTTTATAGTAGGAAGAGGCCAAGGGGTGGCGTCATCGTTGACCGCCGGTATGACCGACTGGAGTGAGTGCCCAGAGTTAGGAGCAATAGGTGACCTGTTAGCATCGTCGGATTTCGCAACCACGGTTTCTGTACTAGTGATTCAACATTATGTGGGTTCCGATCTAGACGATTTCAGCACATCACCTGATACTCCAACAAACCACCAACAAACGTTCATGAACCGTTCACCTaagccatcatcatcatcatcatcgtcatcttcccCGAGGGGTTCATAA